A segment of the Nomascus leucogenys isolate Asia chromosome 1a, Asia_NLE_v1, whole genome shotgun sequence genome:
tatttctttatagcaacataagaACAACCTAACACAAACAGTATGAGTAAAACACAAACTAGTATTGGAATGCTGTGGCCTGGGCAGTGGCTTCCCTTCCCTGGTTCACCAAAAAGGTGTTCAGGGAGGGTCCTTTAAACCTGAGGTAGGTATAGTGGGCCTTAAGGGCCCACAGCCTCACAGTCTCAGCTGAGCTGCCCACCAGCACTGCCATCAGTACTGGACACTGTAATGCGCCACCCAGATCCCATTCAGGACTGAAAGGCTTATTCCCCGCGCTGCGGCACAGTCCTCAGCCGTCAGCCCCCTCCATGTATTGCCTTGGCTGAGAGAGCTGCAGCACCCAAGGCTCTATGCCCTTCCCCAGGGCAACCTGCCCCCAGGACTGGCCCATTCAGGGATACAAAAGCCTAGTATCCTTACCTTCAACTCAGGACAACTTTGAGGGCCCTTGTCAGCTTTTGAGTTTCCAGTCAGGTTGGTTAAGGTCTTTTCACTGGAACTATCACAACCCAATTTCTCTACTCAATCCTGtttctgttccttctttttcACAGGTGTTAATCTCAAAAGCACTTCCTAATAAGTATGCTGCATATCCTAtcctcatctccatctcagagtctgctttTCTCAGGCAACCAAACCAGCCATACCTGCCAACAACTTCCCTTGCAAGCTTATGCAAGCTGCTAGAAAAGCTCAGTAATCAGTGAACCCTCACAACCTGTCATCAGGTTACAAATGGATTATACCACCATTTATTTCCTCTCAGGTCATCACCCAAAGACGTTTTCAAAAAATTCATGCTGATCTTTTGAAAGCGTATTTTCTCAAATTCCTACACATACAGAGATCCTGACCCTGATTTACACATGGACAGAAGCCAAAGATCAAAAGGAAATTCTTGCTAGGCAAAAGGTTGGGGAAGTGTGAAAAGCAGGAATAAGAATCaaacaaaaatgaagattttattaAACTACCTGAAAATAGTAAACAGATGCCAAAATATTTGGGCAGACCACCACAAAACATTGTGTGACCACAAAAACACAGGGCACTGACATATGGTCTGTCCCTGGTGGTAGTTCTGCCTCTTGACTTCTGAGCGGGTAGAGGAAGTTGCAGGgtctctcctttccctctcacTCTCTGGTCTTCTCTGCAATTCTCTTTCTCCAAGGCAGAGGCTTGCGGAATCCAAAAGACCTGGATGCCATTCTCGACTCATCACATACTAGTTATGTGAACTTAAACAAGttattaacctctctgagtctcgtTTTCCTTATccaagaaaagagagataaagaaaacTTCTGCAGTACAGTTGGCAGGAATAAAAACATTGATGAACATCACTTACAGAGCCACGCAGAGCATGCCACAGCACAGTGCTTAACATTGTCACCTGAGCTGCACACAGGAATTAACCGGGGAGCTTCAGAAAAATACTGAAGCCTGGAGGGCACCCACAAAGAGTCTGATATCATCAGTTTGGGGTGCTGAAGCATCAGAAAGGtttaaagctctccaggtgattccaaaGTGCAGCCAAGATTGATAACTATTGTtctatacagattattttatttaagccaGATACTACCCTAAGAGTTCAGTCCAGTTATCCCCCTtcaccctccttccctcctttctacAGACAAGGAGATTGAGGTTTAGAAAGGTTAGAAGATTATGCAAGGGTACACAGCTAGCAAGGTGCAAAGCTGAGATTTAAGTTCACACAGTATGACTCCCAGGACCTGACACATCATGGCCACACTGCTATGCTACCACTCCAGGTCTTGAATGTGAAGAAACATCTAGCATGGTCTCTAGCATGCAGAACGTGCTCCAAATTTGAGAGCTAAGTTTGTTTATCATTTGTTAGCatccctcctctccattccttgcTCTTCACAATCCCCAGCCCAAAATATCACTTGGAGTTCAGTAGAAGTGAGCAATGGATAAGATTTAGAAGCATGGTTAGAATggatccagaaaaaaaaaaatgttcctttttccttctttttcccttcctaaATCCCCACCGTAAGCATACatttgttgtattagtctgttctcatgctgctaataaagacatacctgagactgggtaatttataaaggaaagaggtctaattgactcacagttccacatggctggggaggcctcacaataatggcagaaggcagatgaggagcagtcacatcttacatggcagcaggcaagagagaacttgtgtaggggaactctcctttataaaaccatcagatgttgtgagacttattctctatcacagaacagcacaggaaagacctgcccccatgattcaattacatcaGTTCCCTCCCATGAccacatgggaattataggagttacaattcaagatgagatttgggtggggacagaaccaaaccatatcacttgttTTACgtttaaagtcttttaaaataattattacagaTACAATATTGAAAATATCAGAAACCAAGGAGATATTTTTCTGCCATCCCTTCTCAAGTGTAAGTGAATGTTTTCATTTGCCTATGTCAGCTTCTGAGCGTTGTCCATGAGTATCtatgatttttatgtttatattgccataatataattatatatttaaaatagtcatcCACATGATGTCATATATTTTCAGAAGATTTGTCCTATAACCCAATTAAGTAGCTTGGTACAGCTCTGTAGATAATGGAGGTAATTTTACCATTAACTCAGCCTAAGATATTTTCATTAAAGGTTtcccttttaaggaaaaaatgtacTTAGCCTGGTTACTCTGAAAGctgatataaaaatgtataagccTGTAGAGGTCACACAACATGATGTTTGCCTTTCCTTATCTGCTGTATGTCCCTCAGTGCCCATACACTTCATCCCCCTCACCCCcatgcttggcacagagtaggagctcaaaaaatatttgacgCATGAACAAATGATACTTTTCTTGGTTGTACGGTGAAATTACAAAATAGGATTTCTCAGGAACTGGGACAGAAGACTCCAAAGTTAGGCCTGAGAACAGGGTAGGGTGGACACCAGCAAAGCAAGTAGGAAAGGCAACTGGAAACCCTATCATAAAGGCCAGCTACAGTGCCTGAGAGGAAACATGTGGTTTCCTGAATTGGACTTGTTCAAAACCTTCAACCTTAAAGCATGACGTATGTAAACCTTATCAACGACCCATAGCTGGCCCAACAGTCACACTTGGGGgttgttttctttaaaagttatttgtaatCTTAGGGTTCCTAGGATAAATATGGAGTTGTAAGCCACTGTAGCATGAAAATAAAGCTGCAAAGAATTGAAGTAGGTATGCTTCAGAAGAACAACCCATGCAATATTCTTAGAGGAAGGATTCTTAAGCTAGTGTCCATTGGGTCTCCTCTGCGTACCATAGAGGGACTTCAGGAAATGGTGAACAGCCTGAGATTGatgtaaagtgtgtgtgtgtgtgtgtgcatgtgtgtgtgtgtgcacctgtgtgtgtgtgtctgtttatgGAGGAGACCACAGCTTTCATCAAATTCTCATGTCTTTTGGTTATGGGGCCTGCTCTTCCTTTCACTTCATTAAGTCAAGTGGGGCTGTTCCAAACCCATTCTTATGTGCTAGGGTCTAGAGATGGGAATGAGAGATAGTAGGTAGAAGACAAGGGAACTAACTTTATACAAGGCCTTCTATTGAGTCAATATAAGTGAAAGGCTTAGAGAGTGTCCAACCTGCATCAGGaccaataaatattagcttttattattattacactatGCCAAAGCACTTCATGTTTTCTCAACCTCACAACAACCCCACAAGTTCAGCATAAGTCCCATATTCCATTAGGTTGAACAACtaacccagggtcacacagccagtggtGGAGTTTGGAACTAATTCCAAGCTTATATTCTTCTTTTCCACCCTGTGGCCCGAATTACTGGCCAGACTTTCAGTCCTTAGAGGCAGCCTCTCTGTCTACCCTTCAGGCTTTCACATCTAAAGCCCaagggtcttgctctttccctGAGTCTATCCATGAGAACAGGCATGAGGCCTAAAAATGAGCCCCTTCAAGCCAAGGCATAATCTACTTGCTTACATAACAAAACCTTAGTCATCCCACTGAGATTCCACACTCAAAGCCAATTTCTCTCACAGGTCATCGAATGCTAGttaaagatataaaatcatgCTTATCACAATTAACTCCCTTGCCTTTATGATACAGCCAAGTCAAAGCCAAACAGGAATAAATTTTTTCTAGTAGCCACAAATCAGAGGAGAAAGCTCTATGCCAAATCTaccattttctgatttcaaaatccaTGCTAAAAACTGCAGTTAAACATCAGCTACCAAAACACCCTTCTATCAAATAAGAATCATGGTGATTGCATGAattgagcactttctatgtgcTTGCTCTTTACGTGTTATTTCTATGCCTCAGAAGAGCCAAGCAGGCCAGATAGATGTTACTGCTTGAGAGGCTAAGCAAGTCCCATAGGGTCACACACAGTGAGGAGCAGAACCTGGACTCAAACCCAGGCCTATCTGATGACAGCAACAGTCCTGCTAACCATGCCTTTCCCACCAGCTCTCTGCAGTCACTGTGATTCATGGTACCCAGGACCAACACTGGCTATTGGCTTTTCCACAAACCACTTCCCTGAAATCTGGACAACCTCTTGGGAGTAGGAGCCATGGGAACAGGACAGATGAACTCCAAAATAGAAGATCGGGTGAGAGGTCCAGCTCTGCTACTTCTGTAGCTCTGTCAccacgggcagatcacttaactTTCCAAGCCCTCAGTTTCCTCGCCTATGCAATGGAGATGAGCGTGAATGCCCCAAATTGCGCTGATCTAGAAGAGAAGAGGAGCTAAGGCTTAGGGGCTTTCCAGACGTGAGTTATCTTTACCCTTCCTTAACTAGCTAATTCAAGACAACTAGGTAGAAGCCCTTTCTCAGTCTCCCCTCTTCGCTCATCTTTCGAGTTCTTGGCCACCCCAGTTCAACCACCAGCACCACTGCCCTCCTCCCAGGTGGCTGCTGCTTAATTTCCCCTCCATTTTAGTAGTTCTTCTCTTGCCTCGCTAGAAGGACTGGTGTTGGGTGCTTGGAATTCTGGCTGTTTTCCTCCTGTCCTTCCGACTGGGCACCAGAGTCTGTCTCTACTGAGAACGTAGCGCGTCAGGACCCAGCTCTTCACTGGCCTGCTCCGCGCTCCTCAACGCCAGCGCCAGGCGCTCACCCTGCAGAGCGTCCCGCCTCTCAAAGAGGGGTGTGACCCGCGAGTTTAGATAGGAGGTTCCTGCCATGGGGAACACACCGCCGCCCTCGAGGCTTTTTCTGTGGCGCAGCTTCTCCGCCCGAGCCACGCGCGGAGCTGCCGGGGGCTCCTTAGCACCCGCGCACCGGGGCCCTCGCCCTTCCGCAGCCTTCACTCCAGCCCTCTGCTCCAGCACGCCATGAAGTCGCCCTTCTACCGCTGCCAGAACACAACCTCTGTGGAAAAAGGCAACTCGGCAGTGATGGGCGGGGTGCTCTTCAGCACCGGCCTCCTGGGCAACCTACTGGCCCTGGGGCTGCTGGCGCGCTCGGGGCTGGGGTGGTGCCCGCCGCGTCCACTGAGCCGGCTGCCCTCGGTCTTCTACGTGCTGGTGTGTGGCCTGACGGTCACCGACTTGCTGGGCAAGTGCCTCCTAAGCCCGGTGGTGCTGGCTGCCTACGCTCAGAACCGGAGTCTGCGGGTGCTTGCGCCCGCATTGGACAACTCGTTGTGCCAAGCCTTCGCCTTCTTCATGTCCTTCTTTGGGCTCTCCTCGACACTGCAACTCCTGGCCATGGCACTGGAGTGCTGGCTCTCCCTAGGGCACCCCTTCTTCTACCGACGGCACATCACCCTGCGCCGGGGCGCACTGGTGGTCCCGGTGGTGAGCGCCTTCTGCCTGGCTTTCTGCGCGCTACCTTTCATGGGCTTCGGGAAGTTCGTGCAGTACTGCCCCGGCACCTGGTGCTTTATCCAGATGGTCCACGAGGAGGGCTCGCTGTCGGTGCTGGGGTACTCTGTGGTCTACTCCAGCCTCATGTGCCTGCTGGTCCTCGCCACCGTGCTGTGCAACCTCGGCGCCATGCGCAACCTGTATGCGATGCACCGGCGCCTTCAGCGGCACCCGCGCTCCTGCACCAGGGACCGTGCCGAGCCGCGCGCGGAAGGGAGGGAAGCgtcccctcagcccctggaggAGCTGGAACACCTCCTGCTGCTGGCGCTGATGACCGTGCTCTTCACTATGTGTTCTCTGCCCGTAATTGTGAGTCCCTGGGCCCAGAGGCAGCATGGCATTGGGACTGTCCGGCCGCGGATGCGGGGCGGGAAGGGTGGAGCGGAGCGGGTTGGACGCGGCGCCAGGCGAGCTGCGCCCTGGGCGGGGAAGGTTTGCTGCTGAGTTCCCCAAATTGGATTCCTTCCACAGCCCCGAAATATAACTTAGTTTGCGGAGCGAAATCAGGGAAAgttagagaaaggaagggaaagactGAGCCCGGCGGTGTCTCCCTAGCCCAGCAAAACCCTCTCCATGTGGCAGAACTccctcctctctgcttccttctgGGGAGATCTCGAGGTCTTTTTTGCGCCTTAGGAGGAGCAGAACTTAGTTCCTCCTTGGCAACAGGAGTCCTCTACTCCCCGACGGCTGggtgatgttttattttgttagacCTGCTCATGACTTCAGTTGTATCAGAAATGGGCGAATGGCGTCTGGGACGATCTTCTCCCCGGTGTTGGCatagaaagggaaaaagaggtttaatccaGCCAGACTGATTTGCAGATGTATAGTTTTAATTCTGAAAAACGCGTGCATAAACTTTGAGGCGCCACGGCTGCTGTTTCTGGCGCTGCATCCCATCCGCCAGGGATTGTGGCGATGGCGGCCGAGGCTCTTTGTATGTTTTAGCTGCTGGTGTCCTTTTGACAACCTGGCTTGACGGGTTTTCAGTGTATCTTGGCAAGTGAGGTGACATGAAAGCCATTATCTCCGGTTTCAATTAAGTAATGAGGATGGCgatgaaaatgaaattatctcCTCGTTTTGAAGTTCCTGGAGTCCCCGCCAAGACACCTGGGAGTAGGCGAGGCTTGAGGAAACATTTTCAGTGTTggtcctctcctttctcccaccccCAAGGTACCTGTTCAACTAAAACAATACTTAAAGAAATTCCATTGCCAATCCCATGTTCTCAAAATCCTGAGACTTCTGTGAATAGGAAAGTTGTTAAATTTCTTCTCAGAGTGTAGCAATTTTGGATATTACTTTCAATGGTGAATGAAAGGGAAATACAAAGCGATTTTCCTGTAAATGAAGGCGTTACTGCGTGCGGAAAAAGGAGTCTGGGGCATCAGCATGCAGGGGTGGGAACAGTATGCCcccaaaatacataaacaaatacataaatctaTATCTGTCTAAATGTACATATAGGCACAGATGACATatagcagtggttttcaaactttaaagTGCTCAGAATCACCAGCAAGGCTTCTAGAAAAAATGATGGCTGGCCCCCATTccccagagtttctaattcagacatttttaaagaattttcattCTTAACAAGTTCCCAGTTGATATGCAAGCTCAGATTCAGGGTTCACATTTGTAGAATCGCACTCTAAAACAGGAGTTGGCAAGCCACAGCTCACAGGCCAAATCTATCCTGGCCACTGTTTTATATCTCCCTAGAGTTAAGAATAATTCTTACAAATGAATCTCTGCAATCCATTTGATAAGACCCAAGAGTTTTGAGCTTCAATTGAGCCAAATACTATTTCAAGAAAAATACTGTtccaagaaaacattttattcttctcCTTAGTAGATACGTATTACAAAAAAATTGTACTCAGATgttcgcggtggctcacgcctgtaatcccagcactttgggaggccgaggcaggcagatcatgaggtcaagagatcgagaccatcctggccaacatggtgaaaccccgtctctaaaaatacaaaaattagctgggcgtggtggcatgcacttgtagtcccagcttctcagaggctgaggcaggagaatcgcttgaacctgggaggcagaggttgcagtgagccaagactttgtcactgcactccagcctgggcgacagagcaagactccatctaaaaaaaaaaaaaaaattgtactcaaTTATTAATACACTTTGAATTCCATCAAAAATTGTGGAAATGTGTTTTCTCCCATGTTATATTAGTACCTatcaaatatttatgattttgtCTCTTggccataaaacctaaaatagttactatctggtcctttataAAATCTTTTAGGAGCTCCTATTAGGGCCTCACTTATCTATGCTGTGATAAAGCAGACAGTAGCCAAATGCATGAAAATTTTGACCTGAGTTTGAATGTTTTAGTCAGACCAATGCAGAAAGCAGCATCATACAGTGGAAAGAACATTGCATTTGGACATGTCTCTAAGGAGACTTGGATAACTCAGGGTATTGTGAGGATTGAAGGAAATA
Coding sequences within it:
- the PTGDR gene encoding prostaglandin D2 receptor, which gives rise to MKSPFYRCQNTTSVEKGNSAVMGGVLFSTGLLGNLLALGLLARSGLGWCPPRPLSRLPSVFYVLVCGLTVTDLLGKCLLSPVVLAAYAQNRSLRVLAPALDNSLCQAFAFFMSFFGLSSTLQLLAMALECWLSLGHPFFYRRHITLRRGALVVPVVSAFCLAFCALPFMGFGKFVQYCPGTWCFIQMVHEEGSLSVLGYSVVYSSLMCLLVLATVLCNLGAMRNLYAMHRRLQRHPRSCTRDRAEPRAEGREASPQPLEELEHLLLLALMTVLFTMCSLPVIYRAYYGAFKDVKEKNRTSEEAEDLRALRFLSVISIVDPWIFIIFRAPVFRIFFHKIFIRPLRYRNWCSNSTNMESSL